The Manihot esculenta cultivar AM560-2 chromosome 1, M.esculenta_v8, whole genome shotgun sequence genome has a window encoding:
- the LOC110620072 gene encoding cell number regulator 2, whose protein sequence is MIETTTMGTTTKDSTKGDDHEAHSKWTTGLCGCREDFKNCLITCFCPCITFGRNAEIIDKNVISCGCSGLVLFALSYVGVPCLYSFPYRRKLRAQYSLPAEPCSDFWVHCCCLHCALCQEYRELKNRGLDPSLGWEANAEKMYKGGAMAPPAVPQDMPR, encoded by the exons ATGATCGAAACGACGACGATGGGGACAACCACAAAAGATTCTACGAAAGGCGATGACCATGAAGCGCATTCTAAATGGACGACCGGCTTGTGTGGATGCCGCGAAGATTTCAAAaact GTCTAATTACTTGCTTTTGTCCATGTATTACCTTCGGCCGGAATGCAGAGATCATTGACAAGAATGTTATAT CATGTGGTTGTTCGGGGTTGGTGTTGTTTGCACTTTCGTACGTGGGGGTTCCATGTTTGTACTCCTTCCCATATCGACGCAAACTAAGAGCACAGTATTCATTGCCAGCAGAGCCTTGCTCAGATTTCTGGGTTCATTGCTGCTGTCTTCATTGTGCTCTTTGTCAAGAGTACCGAGAGCTTAAGAATCGTGGGCTTGACCCTTCcttag GTTGGGAAGCAAATGCTGAGAAAATGTACAAGGGTGGAGCCATGGCACCTCCAGCTGTTCCACAAGATATGCCTCGTTAG